The Arachidicoccus terrestris genome includes the window GGGGTTTGCTCAACGAAGCACGCCCTGTCACAAAAGTATTTGTCGTCGTTCATTTAGTCTTTACGCTGGCCTTCATTATTATCGGAAGAAAGCGCTTATCAAAAAATAACATGGTTTAAGTATATTGGTAATAAAAAGGTTATGGGAAAATTAATTGTCGAAGCGGAAGTTTCAATAGATGGGGTGGTCAACACCCCTGATATATGGGGTGAAATCTTCAAATATCATAGTGAAGATGTGACCAACTATCTTCATTCGTTGCTTTTCAGTGCAGATATGCTCGTATTGGGTCGTAAAACTTATGAGTTCTTTTCTGAGGTATGGCCGGAGCGTTGTGATGAAAATGCGGAGAAAATCAATTCAATGACTAAACATGTGGCTTCCCGAAACCCAAATTTGCCAGTAAAGTGGAATGCCTCTCTTATCAAAGATGATCTAGTCGCTGAAATACAAGCGTTAAAGCGGCAACCCGGCCGCGTTCTACTCCAGTATGGTATAGGAGAATTGACAAAAGATATGTTAAAGAATGGTTTGATAGATGAGTTTCAGTTGATGGTGTTTCCTTTTACATTTGGACATGGAGAACGCTGGTTTGATATCATTGATCCCTTCGTTTTTCAGCTGCTTGAATGTAGAGCCTTTATCTCCGGAACTCTACTACTTCGTTATCAGCCAAAATATCGTTTATGATGGGGCGATCGGCCCCGTTATTATTTGCTGGTTTTCCGGGCGGCAGTATGGCACATAAAATGATGTAGATACATTAAATACAGGTGGTTTCCCAAAAAAGGAATTTGGGGGAATTACGCGTTTAACCGATTTTCTAATAAAGCAAAAGGTATGAAACTTCGAATTGTTCAGTTTTTCTCTGTTATTCTATTGGTAATGGTCACAGGCGTCTTTT containing:
- a CDS encoding dihydrofolate reductase family protein, translating into MGKLIVEAEVSIDGVVNTPDIWGEIFKYHSEDVTNYLHSLLFSADMLVLGRKTYEFFSEVWPERCDENAEKINSMTKHVASRNPNLPVKWNASLIKDDLVAEIQALKRQPGRVLLQYGIGELTKDMLKNGLIDEFQLMVFPFTFGHGERWFDIIDPFVFQLLECRAFISGTLLLRYQPKYRL